The following is a genomic window from Apodemus sylvaticus chromosome 10, mApoSyl1.1, whole genome shotgun sequence.
ttctggaagggcagcgagtgctcctaaccactgagccacctctccagctccagctactaattttagtaattaaaatttttccttttcagGGTGCAGGTGTTTGCACGTTTTCATACATGTATGGGTATACAAGTGTGTTTTCACACGTGTATgggtgtataaatgtgtgtgcatactttcacatgtgtatgggtgtacaaatgtgtgtacaCTTTCACACATGTGGTTATACAAGCGTATGTGTatgttttcacatgtgtgtgtacaagtgtgtttgcatgttttacatgtatgtgggcttacaaatgtgtgtgtgcaaaatcaTCCTGCCTCTTTTTTAGCTCCTTTACTGAGACTGAGTCTGTCGGTCAGACCCAGCGCTGGCTGGTGTTGCTGTCTGGGGAGTCAGCTTCCTCTGGGAATCCCATTTCTGCCTTCCATGGCTGGACTTAGGCAAGCTCTCGCCCACCTGGCAATTATGCGGGTTTCTGGGATTCAGACTGTGATCCTGACTCTTGCGTGGCAAGCACTTTAACTGCTGGTCTGTCTGCCTGGTGCCATCTCTTCTAAATTAAAACTGATTTTGACTTTTAAACACAGGGTCTTGTCATAGAtcaggttagcctggaactcacttgatagcccaggctatccctgAATTCTTAATTTTCCTGCTACCAGAAGGTCCCTAACACCAGAGTCCTATCTCAGGCTCCTACCCAAGCTGTCTCTCTTTGCTCCATGGGACAGACACAAGAAACAGAAGCCAGCTTGGGGCAGTAGCAGCTGCCCCGGATGGCAGCAGTTCTGAGGGACGAGAGGCCCCTGGAAGCCATGTGACCTGCTCACGTACAGGAACTGTGTGGTTTGGGCTAGAGGCCGGGCTTGCAGGGAAGACTGAAGCGGTGTTGAGGGCCAGAAAGTAATAGTGCCCAGGGGTGGGTGGACACACGTGCCTCTgagccttctccctcctccccatcctcaggGGTAGGACTGGTGCTCCAGGAGCTGCGAGGTGCTGGTGTGCTGAACGATACCCTCATCATCTTCACATCTGACAACGGGATCCCCTTCCCCAGTGGCAGGACCAACCTGTACTGGCCTGGCACAGCCGAACCTTTGTTGGTGTCATCCCCAGAGCACCCACAACGCTGGGGCCAGGTCAGCGATGCCTACGTGAGCCTTCTAGGTCAGTCGGTCTATctatctgtcagtctgtctgtctcatggGAGGGGAGAAATGATTACCATGGGTTAGGTGCTCGAGTGCTCCCCAATCTAGGTAGTGCTCCTTCACCTAAGTAGGGACAAGACAGCCTCCTCTATTACATGGTGAGAATCCGGGTTACCTGGGAAGTCTCTTCCTTTCATGTCATGACCCCCAGGGTGTCTGGTGGGGTCCCGGGCTGCACCAATGGCATGTGGGTTACCCGCTTGAGaaccatttccccttttctcaggATCCAGAGCCTCTCATGACTCAGCTCTGAGAATCCAtaccacaaaagaacaaacatgccGGCAGGTGTGAAAAACGGAGGGGCTGAGTTAAAGCAGCCCAGGCAGAGGCTTTCTGTGCCCAGCCCAGCTGCTTGGAAAGAGCCCTTGTGTTCTTCTCAGTGGTTACAAGATAGGCTCCCGCCAGCTCAGGACCCACTTCTCCATGTGGCCCTAACCCATGAGCGAGGGAACCTTGTGACCAACCAGAGTGACTGGATAAGCCCTCCCTACCCAGGGTTCCTCTGGTCCATTGGACTTTAGGGCCTCTGGTTACGCTGTTGTCAGCCTCACAGGCCAGAGGTGATCTGATCCTACGGGTCCCCATGGGATTTCCAGAGAGACCCAGATCCAGCCCTTCCAAAGGGTTCCATGTCCCCAGGAACCCCTGCTAAGAGACTGTTCCTTTCCAGACCTCACCCCCACCATCCTGGACTGGTTTTCCATTCCGTACCCCAGCTACTCCATCTTCGGCTCAAAGATGATCCGGCTCACAGGCCGATCCCTCCTGCCGGCGCTGGAGGCGGAGCCCCTTTGGGCCACTGTCTTCAGCAGCCAGAGCCAGCACGAGGTCACCATGTCCTACCCCATGCGCTCCGTGTACCACCAGAACTTCCGCCTCATTCACAACCTCAGCTTCAAGATGCCGTTTCCCATCGACCAAGACTTCTATGTCTCGCCGACCTTCCAGGACCTCCTGAACCGCACCACGGCGGGGCTGCCCACGGGCTGGTACAAAGATCTCCACCGTTACTACTACCGGGAGCGCTGGGAACTCTACGACGTCAGCCGGGACCCTCGAGAGACACGGAACCTGGCCGCTGACCCAGACTTCGCTCAAGTGCTGGACATGCTGAGAGCTCAGCTTGTCAAATGGCAGTGGGAGACGCATGACCCCTGGGTGTGCGCCCCCGATGGGGTCCTGGAAGAAAAGCTCACACCTCAGTGCCGACCTCTTCACAATGAGCTCTGACAGTCCCCGGGGCGCCTGCCGGCCCACCTGGACATGATGGGAGGAGCAATGGTGGCAGTGCCAGCAGCCCCACCCTCTACACACCCATCCCAGGAGGCTCCCTCTACCAAATGGGAAGTCACCCCTGCCTCCTGTAAAGGACACTCAAGCATGCACTCTCGCTGCTATACCAAGGACACTGCTGTCCTCATGTCTGCATGTCCTGGCTAGGGAGTTCTAGGGGAACTTGGGCGTGGCAGAACCCCAAGTTCTGATAGGTGAGTTTGGAGATCTGCAGATGGAAGGGTAGGATCTGGGCTTTGAAGCCCTCTAGTTTTGGGAATCCATGGATGTTTTCAGGCACTTCACAGGCTTCTGGTTGCCACATGGGCAGGGGGCACACCGCACTGACTACTTCAACCGACCTTGGCCTGGAGGGAGCATTCAGTAGGCCTTgagcttgcttctgcctccatgAGGTACACAGTACAGGCTTAGCCAGGTACAGGCTTAGCCAGGATCTGTGCTGGTTCTCAGAGGGGTGAGCCTGTGGTCTCTCTGGGCTCAGTGTGTCCTTTCTGAGGGTAACTGAGGAGGACTGGGTGTGAcagtgctctctctccctctccctctcctgcctttCATTCTGAGTGACACGAAGCACCTGGCTCCAGCTTTTCCCTTCCTTCACTTACCAAGGGACAGAAGCACAGCCTAGAAATCTAGAAAGAGGGGATCTGtcccttctgcctctctgtcaGTTCCGTCTTGGGAGGGAATGAGAGTCATGAGCCCCAGCAACGGAAAACCTTTTTACAACAGTATAATCATTCCCAGAACTTCACAGTAGCACACTGGAGACACAAACACCCTGTCAAAATGACTCCGTTTATGGTTAGGTGATGGCTTCACCCACGTGTGGTGTGATGCACCCCGAGAAGGACCAGGGCTCATGtcagtctgagagagagagagttctttgCTCATAGAGGGTCTGCTGGCTCCAGGATATGTACAAACCAAAGCAACCAGGTGTTCGGGGCTGGGCACAGAGGCAGTGAGTCAAAGAGCCACTCAAGTCTGTCCACTACAACAATGTGGTTTGCAGGTGTCTGTGGCAGCACTTGGCTGTTAGCAGCTGAGTCAGCCACGCCCATGGCGCCCCAGAGTCAGTGCCCCCGCCCTGGGCAGGGAGGACTGCTCCAGTGAGTTTCCAAGGTTCATTTGACATCAGAACCTTAAAGGAGGGAACAgactcacacttttttttttggttgttttgttttttcaagacagggtttctctgtgtagccctggctgtcctggaactcactctgtagaccaggctggcctcgaactcagaaatccacctgcctctgcctcccagagtgctgggattacaggcgtgcgccaacactgcccagctAGGGGACAGACTCACAAAGCTATTCCTGGTATCACAGGAGGTTGGGGCGCTGGGCTGAGCAGGTCTCAGGAAGCAGTCCCACATGGCAGAATATTCTCCGCCCTCCATCGGCCCAGGCCATGCCGTGCGAAGGTGACTTCATCAATTACACCT
Proteins encoded in this region:
- the Sgsh gene encoding N-sulphoglucosamine sulphohydrolase isoform X1, translating into MHRPGLACCMVLLVLGLCGAHSRNVLLIVADDGGFESGVYNNTAIATPHLDALARHSLIFRNAFTSVSSCSPSRASLLTGLPQHQNGMYGLHQDVHHFNSFDKVQSLPLLLSRAGVCTGIIGKKHVGPETVYPFDFAFTEENSSVMQVGRNITRIKQLVRKFLHTRDDRPFFLYVAFHDPHRCGHSQPQYGTFCEKFGNGESGMGRIPDWTPRMYDPQDVKVPYFVPDTPAARADLAAQYTTIGRMDQGVGLVLQELRGAGVLNDTLIIFTSDNGIPFPSGRTNLYWPGTAEPLLVSSPEHPQRWGQVSDAYVSLLDLTPTILDWFSIPYPSYSIFGSKMIRLTGRSLLPALEAEPLWATVFSSQSQHEVTMSYPMRSVYHQNFRLIHNLSFKMPFPIDQDFYVSPTFQDLLNRTTAGLPTGWYKDLHRYYYRERWELYDVSRDPRETRNLAADPDFAQVLDMLRAQLVKWQWETHDPWVCAPDGVLEEKLTPQCRPLHNEL